actggagGGAGTCTAGAACCTTTAACCGCCGCCATGCACGCTGgcacctcctcctggctggGTATAACTTTCAAATTGTGTACCGCCCCGGCAAGCAATCCGgtaaaccagatgccctgtcACGCCGATCCGACCATGCCGACATTCCACCCGCcgcccagaccatgctcccagaccctGTCTTCGCCAACGTAGCCCTAGTAACGCCCGAAAAGGAACTTCAACGACAGATTGAGTCATCCTTAGACCAAGacgagtccctggaggaaatcctccaattcttaCAGAACGAATCTAAGGCTCCACCCTCAATCAAACGCGCCTTCAAGGACTACGAGATGGAAGCAGGCCTACTATTTTACCAAGGGCGGATTGTGGTTCCTGACGTTGGCACCCTGAGAACGGATTTGCTTCGTATTTTCCACGACAGTCCACTGGCCGGGCACCCTGGGAGGCAACGAACGTTGGAACTGATCTCCAGaaactactattggcccgGCATCCGCGCTGACACCTATTGGCACGTGGATTCTTGCGAAACCTGTCAACGGATCCGCAAACCCAAGTACGCTTCTATCCCCCCACAGCCTTTGGAACTTCCCACGCGACCTTGGCAACATGTATCCTATGATATGATCGTAGATCTACCCAAGGACGGAACCAATGATTCCATCCTGGTAATtgttgacagcttcaccaagtacgggatctttgtcaaatgttccaagaaactGAAGGCCCCAGAATTGGCGGAACTATTCCTAGAACACGTGTGGAAACGTCATGGTATGCCTGAAAAAACGgtcttggatagagggagggtcttcaataataaattcctgaaggcactgtacaaacgcctaggaatagacccccacttctcatCGGCATATCACCCACAGAGTGACGGTCAAACCGAGCGGGTCAATCCTTCAAtcgaacacttcctcagggcttactcagggatCAACCAGCGGGACTGGACTAAGTGGCTtccaatggcggagtttgcgtATAACAACGCCGTCCATAGCAGTACGGGTAAAACCCCCTTTAAAGCCCAGTATGGGTGGGAACCAACCTTAACCCCGTCCAACGTACCAAcggacgtcccagaagcagacgatctggcccaaacaatggaggCCCAGTGGAAAGAGGTAGAATCTGCCCTCCGGCAATCTAAACAACGAATGGTAGCCGGGGAAGATGGTAACCCAACGGAGTTCGATGTCGGAGAGGAAGCATGGCTCGATGCTAAGAACGTTAATCTCAAAACCCTAAGCCCCAAACTCACAGAACAACGCTTGGGACCGTTCAAAGTCATTGAGAAGATCTCCGACCGCGCGTACCGCCTTGAACTCCCTCCTACCATGaggatccacaacgtcttttATGTAGGACTCCTGTCTAAAGTCAAGAGGGACAAAAAACGGACATTTGAGAACCGCCCgccaccagtcaccgtggacggagaagaggaatacaaggtcgAAGGAATCACCAATGCCGAAGAAAGggatgggaaatggtttttccgagtcaaatggaaggggtacggGTCCGAGgagaacacatgggaaccttgggaaaacttaaaaaatgcggaaaaaattttagaaaaatacgaaaaagatatgaagaagaaggcccttggcgctgccaaggcccttagagggggggcagtgtcgtagacacaatcgataccagggaatttattcccattttctcgaatttaaacgaaatAGAACgaacaacattttcgatcacgtgacctcggcgcttatatcatacgctaagcgccaagccacgtccccttccgcgcttagtcagcatacgtagccacctccaccgatgacatcactatgacacgtcagtgacacgtatgcatgagtaaggccgactgcggatcgggttcttattggattaggtatttgacaccatgtatttgtaattagttgaactgtagaatatataaggaggccaaccgaccatggtaacacccaggtcgattacctcttgtcgcatcacccattgtacgagggccttacagcccagtaagctttacttagttacttagtctacaccgccttaagcagcctctacgctgtacttagatagctcgtTGTTGCCCTTACAGGTCTTgacaccgtagtatagttggtcgtcgtcgtaggtagcttgcccaccgccttaagcggtccttacttagtcacacccggccgcaagcgcccacctcctcgacgtccttacagacgtctaggacacaggggctacgatGCAATGTCCTTTcaagctttggtgcttatccaagcgtaggtcttgtttgttgacaagagtacgagtaggaaagacttgacctagtgtcacaactcagcttggacctatggttcaagggggtttaaagtccgtggcactatcaccaatggactatgagacaggtAGAGGGGCGACAAGGGCCCAGGGGTTATGGATAGGGTAgagaggcaacaagggcctaGGGTTATGATTCTTAAGTAATGTGCACTTAGCCAACTAGGGGCTTGGGCAAGGGATAGGTAAGAGTtgaggtgaattgacaaagaggtcaagtcttgctgttttagcggcaacttgacctggtttaaatacatgagaagagccacatcaaaaacaacaatacaaaacagtgagtcatttacaatttcacatcatatatcaaatatgtcacgtgatcttgatgagtcataaatatataccaaaaaaggaaactatcttggaaaaaaggtagaaaatagtaaaaagtcatgtcatgccaatgatgGTCATGACATTGAGATAGGATCTGCATTATCATGTACTCTTCCTGCGTGGTGCACAATCTGCATTCCTGAGTAGGCTGAGAATACTAGGCCCCAAGTCATCAGTCTTCTGTTGACATTGTTGTAAGGCTTGCCCCAAGTGAGAGCAGCATGATCTGTGATagcaacaaattcagctccttccaagtatacctgaaatttCACAAGTGCTTCCTTGAGGGCTAAATCTTTGTGCTCTGTTGGGGAGTAGTTTCTCTCTGCTTCTTTTAGAATCCTTGaccaataagcaatgacttGCTCTGcttgtacagttgtttcttcaaagtcatgcttatcccatgtatccctcccagtcatgttgtctctctgcttggaagcaggaattgtcattctggggactgggtttcctttgtcatattccctccttaagtacttgtatgcctttGTCCCTTTTAAATCATTtatcttgatggattggacttgctgtaatattcctccaaggccatagtTGCATGCATCTGTATCTAATCTATAAggttttccaataataggATAGGCCATTACTGGGGCAGATGCAAGGGCATCTTTAGCAAGTTCAAATgcttgttgttccttttcctcccaagaccaagttgttcctttcttgagaAGTTTAAACAAAGGTGCTACAATCCATGAGTAGAAGGGAATATAGCTAGagaaataagtcatcatccctagGAAAGTCTGTAAAGTAGGAACATTTTTAGGGGGTTCCAACTCTAAGATAGCATCAAATTTTTCCTTATGGGTTGATAGACCTAATCTTGATACCTTCTGTCCTAGCAATAGtagtgattggtatccaatATGGCACTTCTTTGGAGATAGggtgatttcagcttcttcaatagctcctaagacttgacctaagtgattgcaatggtcctcaaactcaacactgtagatcactatgtcatcaatatatactaggGCAAATTGCCATAGAAATCTTGAAAGTACTCTATTCATGACATGCTGGAACTCTGCTGGTCTATTCCTATATCCAAAAAgtagtgtcataaacagaggaaaatagaactagccagaattgaaccaacttgaccactaagccatagagccctattattcctctgctgacaacccatgattacacctgctaccccccaaatttgggcttgggccagcatgcaaccacttgtactggtcatgtgaccgtgtccaggacaagtAGTTTTGTAGGTTGCCAGTGACTGTTGTGACATCTGAAAGcaagtttctctctgtcttcttccttgatggTCAGCTGAGTGAGTCCAGCTAGTGCATCTAAGGTAGTAAGCCATTGAGATCCTTCCAAGGCATGCAGGATGTCAGTTTGttttggtaagggatacTCATCTGGTACAGCTACTTCATTGAGACATCTGTAATCCACACATAATTTGGGTTTAATGTTGCAATAGACTACTATAACAGGGaatccccaagcactctGGGATGGCTCAATGACTCCAAGTTTAAGCCATTCCTCAGTCTGCTTGTCAATAACTTCTCCtttagctggagaagcatggtaagTGGTTAGAGATATTTCTTTGGTTCCTGGCCTTAGTCTAATCTCCAGTTGGGTGTTATGAGTACCAAGTCTACCATCTAATCCAAAGGCTAACTCATGCTTGTGCAAGACCTTTTCTAGTTTAGCCCTTTGATTAGGGGTGAGATGTTCTGAGAAATTAACCTCTTGAAGGAATCTATCTGAAGAGATGGGTTCTGGGTCAGGTACCTCAGCAGTCTTGGGTCCTCCTTCAGGTGATCTCATTAAGTCCTCTTCTTGCGCAGTAGGCTTTTCTTCAGCTTTCCTCTGCACCATGGCTTGTACTAAGGTAGCATACTTGATaatgctgtctttttcttccttagtaatgtccttttcctttgcaaggtatttgttaggatcatgcatatatccaagaatctctcctccttgcaatcttAAAGGATGTTCTGATAGGTTAGCAACCTGAATCTTGGGATTGTTCCTATCTATAAGACAGCCTGTTATAACAAACCAatgttcttcttgtcaaTGGGAGTTGAGAGATCTGTCCATAAAACcagaggcttgaccttccttccatattgtcttgactttgatgagcttgataGTATGCACTGGGATAGTAACTGTCTCATAGACTTTTACTTTAACAGTATTGGGAggtaatttcctatgttggAGTTGCTGCTTGTAGGCTTTCTtagagatcttgattttctcagaattcttgatgaatccttgcacaacttcaaccataaaggtattaccttgttgatcaattcttgggctggaatctgattcttcTACAGGAATAGAGCATCCTGTATTCCCaaaaactatccttgttccATCTCCATTCCTAACTAATGACAGTTGATACTGAGATGCAAAGTCTGTTCCTAAGATAAAAGGTGTGTTCATGTTGGGAACTATATAGGCTTCTACAGTCATTTTAACTAatccttgttcagtatcaaagatgataggaagggaaatatactgtgataagctactattcccagtaacttgaattaacttgagtttttgtccaatgcATACTCTAGGTGGTGGATCTAGAGTTTTAAGTATTGACTCTTTAATGAGAGTGATCTCTGAGCCTGAGTCCAAGGTGATGCACTTCTTAGGTCCATTACTTGTCTGAAGCCAACCTTTGATGATAGTggctttggatccaaagaaagcagttcctggtggtcttgacATTAATTGCTTGAGAGTGATTTCCTCTCTATTCTTGGCTATAGCTGTATGACTACTAGCCATCTTCAGTTTCTTATTAAGGCTCTTCCTagtggggagcttgggttgtacatatccagaaaacacagatgaatcagattccttacTGCCCTGGTCAGCAGAGTTAGTACCCTGGCTTACAGTGGTCccctccagaccatgctgttcctcctgagatccagagctgggcttagcactggaggtagagacagctaatgactgaaggggcttatgaaaatcctgctcttcctcagaaacagactcttcttcttcagtgtcatattctgtttcatcaagtaggcttcatcacagagatcttcataagcttcctgggcttcccattcatcatcatctgcctgtgccatatgtgattgcacaaatctggagttcttcttggcatgCTTATAGTCTCTATCCCAGTGCATCATACTACCACAGTGTCTACAAGGTctagctttcttgtctttaggagttttacctttagatactgtagaatcatccttagggtattttggtggaggattattttgatgccatcctacTGGTTTAGATCCTGCTAAGTGTGAGTGTGCACTTGACCCAGAGTGCCTGTTTCCTTCTAGTCTCTTGAGAGTGGATTGCATCTGATGTAGCTGATGCTGCATGTCAGAGTTATGAGAAGAATCCTTTCccaaaaggtcctcctcatgccatgcaatcttgtcaaggaagtcctcccaagtgactattcttgaggtgtctatatgtgtggtccaggacttaggagcaccattcatgatttcaaagaTTAATTCAGAGTCAGTCCAGTCACTGACAATAGTAAGAGCCTCCATcttcctgatgacatagCCTTCTGGGGTCTcttctgaatgatctttatccctGAACCTGATGCGCATGGCTTGATttttgtcataacccatatctggaggggttattaccatatatatccactgttaaagatatatacagtatatgtcagagccaacaactaccagagAGgtaacctaacaagctattgcctaatataggacttatcagctagtaggatctaacaatgctcaagggcaaTGCCACATAAGGGGTGGACAAGACTAAtctaagtaaagtgcactatgctattaagatagcagggctaaaaccaaggcagggactattacactcaaggtgcacctgattgtatgccaagggtaggtagtgttggagggataagaggttgagttctgaggcttaaggctctcagaaccctccttatatattcaacagagaaggggaagagtaattacatgtacaaacataacaacaaagataaggtcacatgaccaaagataagaaagacgtgatcacatgactaaaggtcatgtgataagattacataataagcgctaagcacctaaatagcataaagatgcatatatccataaatcttcatgaaaatagcgcatatattcactatttctttgacttagtggattctaaggtggtcacgcctttagggcatgacagtatatatgatgcacagtgatatattaataatataagttgctgggggatgttatgtatcacacatttttgcattcacagctcaccatccacaataatctgtatatatctgactttctgatttaatggccatttgactcctattttccattattcctgtcattactatatgtaacgctcatattgactgtatgtgttacaaatcgttcaatagagctccttccgctcgttctaacgctgcctgtcacgtgctcatacgataagatctcatggagatattagcttcacaagattctatctatgtggctcaagtaccttactaatcattatatttgtatctttacatctagctcatcacatgactagctctaacttgggaaatgaaccttattcctagcttagttgagtcatacctctcatgagattactaaggttctccttatctagtaatttctagtggcactgcaaatcctgcttatgagtcattctgcttgccaccagaatgactcacactaacaactcactctaagtgctcattggctgccaagcatttcttgatagactgagtcatgtatttagatgtttctatttttaactaattgcagttcaacccaagagcagccacattccatcctagtcatatctgtgccttcccacccaccaatcaaagtcttaggaagcacagtcctaagcaagtcatattcatactctgactaggtgaatgactcagtaaccttgccactctagggtataaaaggggactcttgcatacccttggagggcacccacccttcactcttaccactcactgttactgttgactgtcactcttgggtttgggcttgcccccctcaattgtgtgatatattgtgcctcaagatttcaaataacttaaacttgtataagtggatctcccaagtacccatagtgtggaaaggttgtagacctgatacagagttcttaggttaagtgaacagaaggcaatcatccttaaagaaggatatatactaagtaaccagttagttcctgcaactaggagtgaaacttacataactatctctgccaaagggaacctgagccagtactcttgctcttacagaaatacttactaagacactttacactgagaaaagatatatctgtagttgattgtattcaagatagctagacccagagaaccctaaagaagctacttctttacttagcttggaaattgggaaatcttccaacacagactctgctcagcaccagagtctcaacctcttttccgccaatttacaacaggggatgttgcactccccctgcccccctagctgcaggccaatgttaatgcccacaggcaaggtctgaataatatattattatagaagagattatgtcatcccccccacctcaaatccatagtagcttagtatagtatttgataaaggactggagggggggaggtcatgtgacctggacttagggaatatcactaagtccagccatgtcaaccataagtctcttatatgtgggaactcAGAGGCTGTGAGTGCATATGggcaagtatatgcgtgcttgcagTCATGTAGGTGTGCagcatgagtgtgttggaggcttgacaaggtcaggactcatggaaagaatggagtgggttgtgacattgcccccccttttgcaCATAGTTTAGGGGACATGAACATGTGCCATTAAGAATGATGTCTGGATTGATATCTTGCTAGGTGTCAAGTCCTCCTAGGTATGGTTGTGCAACGGGTTGTTCTGAGGTCACCTGACTTGTTCTgggtcatgtgatccttgttggaatgttgttttcttcctgtgggaaagttcccacactactgtctttgtAAGGCTGCTTCTCAAGTCTTCTGGAAATTCCTGGTTAGCAACATATTTcatggttgcttggttaCTGCATGGTGCCATTTTATTGTTCTGAACAAATTGGTAGGGTAAGTTATTTTCTTCTGACTCAGTCCCTTGGCCCCCATGGCATAAAGAAGAGGGCAGTGGGAGGTGGGATAAGTCATCACCATGTCTCAGTGCCCAACTGCCAGCGCCACTCCCTCCACAGTCTTGGATTCACAGCCTTCAGGGCTGTTGGATGCTACCCCCTATATCTCCCCAGTTGCATCTATTGTGTGGCAGAGTCAAGAGCTGCCTCTGTCACAGCTCACTCCCAGGGCTCTCAAAAGAAGGTTGGATCTGGACTCCCAAGAAGAAGTAAGTGGTCTTGTTTGGTAGCAAAAGGTCCTTTTACTAAAAGATAACTGTATAGTCAAGGATATCTTGCACGCTTCCCCCCTTGTCCAGGCATTGGTTAGCAGGGCCCAGCAACAGGGAAGACTCAGAACATGGAGGAAACTCCATTGTCCCATCCATGGCTTTATTGGAGTCAAGGGGATCTATTGTTCCTGCAGCCcctgaaggggaagaggataTTGGGGTACTTCCCTAAGAAGGAAGGTGCTTTTGCCACAAGGCAAAGTGTTACCTCTTGACATATGCCTGTTATGTCAAGGGTGAGGATACAGTGCAAACCTcttgccatgaggttgtcaagGAGTAAGTAAATTCATTGGATATTGTCTTCTTCCATTAATATCTTCTTTAGTCTTGTGGACCACCTCCTTACTCTGAGGAGTGGAGGGGGACCCCTTTTGGAATATGCCATGGGGGTTACAGAGCCTCATTACTTGAAGGAAGGACAGTGGCATCCTGACTGGCATTGCCATGtcattgtttgggccaggACTCTTATTTCATCAGAGGCCCTGAACCTATGGAAGTATAAGGAAGTGCACCCCCATGAGCATCTTCTCCTGCTCAAGGATAGTAATGGGAGGTTTGCTCCCTTATCTGCCTATGAGTACCTCAAGAAGGAGGCAGATGCTGGGAGACACAGTATGGAACCCTTACAGAGGAGTTCCTATTGGGTCAATGCCCTGCAGGGTTGAAGGCCAAAACAAATGTAAGTTTCCAGGTTATGGAGTTTAAATTACTTGCTAATGGTCTTCCTTTTGCAGCGCAATGAGGACTTTGCCTATGCCATGGAGGCAGAGGATGCTGAGGGGCTCTTTGGTTGCCTAAAGGAGCACCAACCTTGTGATATGGCCATGGGGTATAACAACCTCAAGGCTTTCACTGGTTACTTCTACAGGGACAAGGGCACCCTTCCTCAGGGTGTATGTGAGCCCAAGGCCTTAAAGAAGTAAGTCCTCTTCTTTCTCATGGTAGAAGGGAATGTTGACAAGTTGTTACCAGGGCTACAGTCAATCTGCCACCTGGTGTTCAGGAGTGGGTTACTTCCAATATACTGGATTGTGACTCTGAATCTGATTGTGGTAAGATCCTTGTTTTGTGGGGTCCCTCAGAGACAGGGAAGTCAGTCCtggcttgttcttggggccATCACATTAGGTTCAGACAGAACCTCAACTCTGATGAGTTCAGTGACCATCCTATGGTTCAGTATGCAGTGCTGGATGATATGGATTGGTCCAAGGTTCCCTTGAAGATGTGGGTGCAGGAAGACTTCAACTTCTGCACTAGTTACAGATCAGAGCaccattgccaatgggggtGTTCTACTGTTATATGTTCCAATTCTAAGTCTTCTGTCtttgctgattgtagttatgccacagttgatggcaagaattgGATTGACACCAATTGTACCTTTGTGTATATTGGTGATAAGCTGTATTAGGTAGTTCTTCTTCTCTTGTTTTGTTCCTTTGATTTAGTTTGTTTCTGTTCTTAATAAAGTGTCTCCCTTTTTCTTCCATTTGGTACTTGGAAATAAGATGGTTTTGGAAGATCAGATAAGACAAGATGGTTACTAAGAAGAAGCAAacattggaagaaaaggaagaagagaaggatgTAAGGTTATTGGATGGAATGTTACATATTCCACCACATTCCATCAGCATAATCCAAGGGATTCCATTTGTTCATGGCCTTGTTACCTTCAAGGTCAGACTCATGTCCTCCTTCATCACTTAGTTCATGGATTGCTAAGTTGGATATACTTCTGCCCACATCATTCTGAGCTGCTTGCATGGCCcattgtttgagccagtCATGTAGATCCTCTATGCTCATTTTGTGTTCTAGGATCATGTAATAGACatcctcaggagtgaggttgtccacatagccacctaagCCTGATGGCAGTTTGTTTTTCTAGTTTTCAATTTTTgcagccagccattcccttactgttgagattggtatccaccattcaggatcagtttcctcaatgtctagatgccactctgccaacttccttgtgtGCTTTAGTACTGGGGCCCTCACTACATCCTCCACAGAGGCACCCACATTACCTCTACACACAAGGAACTTGGTGCTTTGCAttagtttgggttgttttggtgGC
The nucleotide sequence above comes from Rhizoctonia solani chromosome 3, complete sequence. Encoded proteins:
- a CDS encoding Retrovirus-related Pol polyprotein from transposon translates to MNRVLSRFLWQFALVYIDDIVIYSVEFEDHCNHLGQVLGAIEEAEITLSPKKCHIGYQSLLLLGQKVSRLGLSTHKEKFDAILELEPPKNVPTLQTFLGMMTYFSSYIPFYSWIVAPLFKLLKKGTTWSWEEKEQQAFELAKDALASAPVMAYPIIGKPYRLDTDACNYGLGGILQQVQSIKINDLKGTKAYKYLRREYDKGNPVPRMTIPASKQRDNMTGRDTWDKHDFEETTVQAEQVIAYWSRILKEAERNYSPTEHKDLALKEALVKFQVYLEGAEFVAITDHAALTWGKPYNNVNRRLMTWGLVFSAYSGMQIVHHAGRVHDNADPISMS
- a CDS encoding Retrotransposable element Tf2 protein, which codes for MSPLFTISIKPEKKAEPLEVLIDSGATSSFLHPRTAELLRLPLIDLPTPRTVTMLDGSSPQAGKIWKKAILTFSFDGKKITETFLICNTGSHAAILGLKWLETHNPEIDWNTRTLSFPHVPPEHVAIAEEEEADKNPLEGVPSKYHQYAKVFGEEEFNKLPPHRHYDIGIKLTEEGPLNSPLYSMTDAESATLKDWLRDKLKAGKIRPSKSSISSPVMFVPKKDGSRRLVVDYRCLNNRTKKNVYPLPRPDDLMAQLRGAKVFTKLDLRWGYNNVRVKEGDKWKTAFRTKYGLYESLVMTFGLTNAPAAFQHFMNELFKDLLDVCVIIYLDDILIYSKDDASHTQHVHEVLRRLLENQLFCKASKCTFHVTSVEYLGIIVSNNGFSLDKLKIQAVQDWPVPTKVKEVQSFLGFANFLCRFVANFSHMARPLHNLVKKDTPWKWGTKEQEAFQGLKDAITNAPVLCHADPSKPYFLETDASGAALGSILSQRQEDGRLHPLGFLSESFKGAEQNYNTHDKELLAIIRSFEYWRIFLEGTTHPITVFTDHWNLEYWRESRTFNRRHARWHLLLAGYNFQIVYRPGKQSGKPDALSRRSDHADIPPAAQTMLPDPVFANVALVTPEKELQRQIESSLDQDESLEEILQFLQNESKAPPSIKRAFKDYEMEAGLLFYQGRIVVPDVGTLRTDLLRIFHDSPLAGHPGRQRTLELISRNYYWPGIRADTYWHVDSCETCQRIRKPKYASIPPQPLELPTRPWQHVSYDMIVDLPKDGTNDSILVIVDSFTKYGIFVKCSKKLKAPELAELFLEHVWKRHGMPEKTVLDRGRVFNNKFLKALYKRLGIDPHFSSAYHPQSDGQTERVNPSIEHFLRAYSGINQRDWTKWLPMAEFAYNNAVHSSTGKTPFKAQYGWEPTLTPSNVPTDVPEADDLAQTMEAQWKEVESALRQSKQRMVAGEDGNPTEFDVGEEAWLDAKNVNLKTLSPKLTEQRLGPFKVIEKISDRAYRLELPPTMRIHNVFYVGLLSKVKRDKKRTFENRPPPVTVDGEEEYKVEGITNAEERDGKWFFRVKWKGYGSEENTWEPWENLKNAEKILEKYEKDMKKKALGAAKALRGGAVS
- a CDS encoding Vegetative incompatibility protein HET-E-1; the protein is MPAIRTETRISKATGNATSYHLDRSSEHRTKFPWSQDNLDQWAPSDPPPINNIYDWHKVITRCDSFQQSKAYAKVLDPSATLDYIPMGQQWKCYWIGRTLRCPIRGYLCWVGSEPPKQPKLMQSTKFLVCRGNVGASVEDVVRAPVLKHTRKLAEWHLDIEETDPEWWIPISTKNKLPSGLGGYVDNLTPEDVYYMILEHKMSIEDLHDWLKQWAMQAAQNDVGRSISNLAIHELSDEGGHESDLEGNKAMNKWNPLDYADGMWWNM